The Chryseobacterium glaciei DNA window GTCTCTTCGCTTTCACTGACAAGTCTGGTTCTAAATCCAGCATCTTCAGCTACAGATGTTATAATTTTTTTGACTTCTTTCCAATGCCCTGGTGGGTAGCCCTCAGTGTCGGCAATTGGCATTATTAAACCACATACTGGACGATTGTCTTCTTTCTGGTTTGCTTTCTCTTGTGCGTTGTTATCATTTTCTAATTCGTCACTCTTTTTGGTCATGGTTAGATGTTTATAAAAACAAATATAATTAAAATACTTATGTAAGAATCTATAGATGAAAAGTAAGAAGAATGGAATAAAAATTCTCATCATGTAATTTTCATAATAACTTTAAATAAAATTTTAATGTGACATGTTTTGTCGTTACCCTATCCTACATTTGGATAAAATTAATTGATATGAAAAAAAAGAATTTAATTAAAGGTCTTGATTTATTGGAATATCAAAGAAATCTTTAAGCTGAATTTTTAAAGCTGTACAAAGTACAATGGCAGTCTTAAAGGTGATGTTGGTTCTGCCATTTTCAATTCTGGAAATAGCAGTTTTTTCCAAATCACATAGAGATGCTAAATCAGTCAAAGAATACCCTTTGGATTCTCTGATGCTTTTAAGCCTCTCTCCCAGATTCTTTTGATAGGATGTAAATTTGTTAGGGTCTATTGACATTGATGTCAATATTATCTTTTATATTTGCTCGGTGGGTAAACATTAATGTTTACTGTGATGGGAAACTGTTTTTACTTTTGTAGAAATTTTTGTAAAATTGCAACCACCAAAACACACGAATTATTAATATCTATGATGAAAAAATTACAAGTTTTGAGCTTGTTGTCTCTAAGTTTATATGGAGTTGGGCAGATTCCCAATTTTCCCACTTCTCAAGCTCCCAATCCAAATAGTCTGGGTAACTTTTCCAATCCAAACTATGGAAGCCCAGCAAGGTCAAACGTTCCCTCTGTTCCTCATGCTGGTTTACAAAGCCAAAGAAACTCACAGATAGACCAGCAAAACCAGAAAATGGTTCAGGAGGATTTTAAGAGAGTAGCTCAGGAGCAGGAAGCCAGAAGTAAACAGGAAGAATACACCAGACAACAAACCTTAGAACATTCATTTTATAACCTTCCATCTTTGTCAAGTAAGGCAGCAACACAAGCCTATTATGATGCTTACACTCAATTAGCATCACTTAATACTGAAAACTACCTTATAAGTGAAGCCAATTTCATTGTGGAAAATGCTTACTATGGAGGTAAACAAAACTACAATCAGTTTAAATCTGGAATTCAGAAAACTGCAAAACAACTCTTGCAGAAAATGAAGGAAAGAAAACAAGATACAGAAAGCAATACAGATAAAAATCTGATGGTGTTTGAATACTTCTCTAAAGACATGAAACTGGGAGGAGTTCAGCACAAAGCTATCAAATATGATTTTGAGGATTACATGGGTCAAAAAGACCATTCAAAGATGTTTGTTTCCAAACTGTTAAAAACAGGCTCAGGACAATGCCATTCCATGCCTTTGTTGTATTTGATGTTGGCAGAAGAAATGAATACAGAAGCCTCTTTAGCTTATGCACCTAATCATACTTACATTAAGTTTTTAGATGAAGAGGGAGAATGGCAGAATGCAGAGCTTACCAATGGCATTTTTACAGCCAATTCATTAATTCTGGAATCAGGTTATATAAAATCAGAAGCTTTACAGAATGACATTTACATGAAAAGCCTGAGTAAAAAAGAATTGTTAGCCCAGTTCTATGCAGATTTAGCCAATGGGTATGCTCATAAGTATGGTATGGATGAGTTTGTGGGAAAAACTTTGGATAAAGCACTTGAATACTCACCCAATAACATTTATGCCAATCAGCTTAAATCCATGTATCAACAGGCAAGATTGACTTATGTAGCCAGTCAATTAGGAATTAAAGACCTTGAAAATCCAGAGGAACTTCAAAACATTAGATTTTATCCTAAAGCATTGGCTTTACTACAAGAGACCAAAGCCCAGTTTAACAACATTGATAACTTAGGATTTGTAATGATGCCAGAGGGAGCTTACGAGCAGTGGCTGGGTAATATGAAAGGTGAAGCTAACAGACAGAAAAGTGAAGAACTTGCTGAAAGAATGAGACAGGTTAATGCTGAAAAACAAAAGCAAAAACTACAGGAAGCCCAGAAACAAAAGAAAAAAGAATCTGACCAGTCTAAGGAGAAAGCCCAGTATTTCCCAATAGACCCAAAACATTTATAATGAAAAGACATTTACTATATAGAACCTTATTCCTATCTCTACTATTTTTATTGATGAGTGCTGGAACTGGAACAGTTAAGGCACAAAATAACCAGTTTTATAACGAAGCCTATCAAACCATAGACAACATGCTGAATGACAAACAGCAGTACAGCTTCAAAGAGGCTGTTTTTAGTGTGGAAAATGCTTACTATCAGGGTAAGTTGGACACAGACAAATTAAATCAAGAAATAGCCTTTTTAAAAGGCTTTGCCAATGCTATTGTTCAGAGTAGAGATTTAACCTATAAACAATCAGACAAAGACAAAGTAAGCAAGTATGCAGCAGTCTATTCCATCATGTGCCAGACCCTGCCCATTGCTATTAAAGATACAGTAATCCAGTACAAACCTTTCAACTATGATTTTGAGGATGTATTCGGTCATAAAGACATTACCAATTTATTTGTATCTAAACTTCTGGCTACCAAAAAAGGGAACTGTAATTCTATGCCTTATCTGTACAAAATTTTAGCTGAGGAATTGGGAGTAGAAGCCAATCTGGCATTAGCACCGAACCATGTTTATATCAAGCATCAAATCAAATCTGATGGTTGGTATAATACAGAGCTTACAAGTGGGATATTTCCACAGGATTCATGGTTAATGGCTTCGGGATTCATTCATTTGGATGCTATCAAAAATGGGGTGTTTATGAAGGCACTGAACAATAAAGAAAGTCTTGCTCTATGCTTGTTTGATTTAGCACAAGCATACAACAGAAATTTTCCTGATAATGATGGAGAATTTGTATTAAAAGCTATAAACAGAGCCTTAGAAGTTTATCCTAACTTTGCTAAAGCCTTAATTCTGAAAGCTGAAACTCACAAAGAACAGTTTGAAATGCTTATGGATAAACAGAATTTGAGTTCCACTAATCCTGAAAACATAAAAAAGGCTCAACAAGACCCAAAAGCCAAAGAACTCATGGAGTTAATGACAAAAGAATACACTC harbors:
- a CDS encoding helix-turn-helix domain-containing protein, which encodes MSIDPNKFTSYQKNLGERLKSIRESKGYSLTDLASLCDLEKTAISRIENGRTNITFKTAIVLCTALKIQLKDFFDIPINQDL